A genomic segment from Triticum dicoccoides isolate Atlit2015 ecotype Zavitan chromosome 1A, WEW_v2.0, whole genome shotgun sequence encodes:
- the LOC119272862 gene encoding histone H2B.1-like, producing MAPKAEKKPAAKKPAEEEPATEKAEKPPAAKKPKAEKRLPAGKTASKEGGGEKRGRKKGKKSVETYKIYIFKVLKQVHPDIGISSKAMSIMNSFINDIFEKLAGEAAKLARYNKKPTITSREIQTSVRLVLPGELAKHAVSEGTKAVTKFTSS from the coding sequence ATGGCGCCCAAGGCGGAGAAGAAGCCGGCGGCGAAGAAGCCCGCGGAGGAGGAGCCCGCGACGGAGAAGGCCGAGAAGCCCCCCGccgcgaagaagcccaaggccGAGAAGCGGCTGCCCGCGGGCAAGACCGCCTCCAAGGAGGGCGGCGGCGAGAAGAGGGGccggaagaagggcaagaagagCGTCGAGACCTACAAGATCTACATCTTCAAGGTGCTCAAGCAGGTGCACCCCGACATCGGCATCTCCTCCAAGGCCATGTCcatcatgaactccttcatcaacgACATCTTCGAGAAGCTCGCCGGGGAGGCCGCCAAGCTCGCCCGCTACAACAAGAAGCCCACGATCACCTCCCGCGAGATCCAGACCTCCGTCCGCCTCGTCCTCCCCGGAGAGCTCGCCAAGCACGCCGTCTCTGAGGGCACCAAGGCCGTCACCAAGTTCACCTCCTCTTAG